The genomic DNA AAGTGCAAACCAGGAGGCTGATATTGGTATCCCTGATATCAAACATGCCAGTAACAGTAAGGCTGTTGAGATAAGAAACGAGACGGATGCTGATATGAACGTGGCCCAATTTAAAATCTCTATTGGAAAACGTACTTTTTTAATTAAATTAGGTTCCTTTAATAAGAGAATTGATGAGATTGTAACACATTCTGAGAATAAACTGAAGATAGTTAGCCCAGTAAACAATAGCAATGCAAAATCAAACTCACTAACATTGCTCCCAGTCCAACGAAGTCGTAACGCATATTTAAAAACAAAGACATATATACATAACTGAAACAATGGCGTAAGTAGACTCCATCCTATTCCTATGACAAATCCCCGATATTTAAGACGTAACTGTCTCATTACAAATTGTTTCAGTAACCATCCCTCTCGCCAGGGCATTAAGTATTTAAGATAAGGATTGACTAAATTAAACATAAGTACTGTTAATCATTTAAAGTTCTCATTATTGACTTTGAAATACAAATCCTGAAAAAATTTTTGTACATACTATTTTGGGCCACATTTTGAAATTTTTTGACTTTGTGCTATAACTCTGTTCTTAATGCTTGTTGTACTTACTCCCTTGTATCTAGGTACATACTTGACCACCTTATGGAATAAATCAAGGTCATTATTAATGACACCCATTTGAGCTGCATAATCCTTATATTTCCAATCATCGCCTATCACAATACTAAACATATTTTCGTATCCATGAGTAACCGCATGGTTCATAATGGT from Desulfobacterales bacterium includes the following:
- a CDS encoding ABC transporter permease, with translation MFNLVNPYLKYLMPWREGWLLKQFVMRQLRLKYRGFVIGIGWSLLTPLFQLCIYVFVFKYALRLRWTGSNVSEFDFALLLFTGLTIFSLFSECVTISSILLLKEPNLIKKVRFPIEILNWATFISASVSFLISTALLLLACLISGIPISASWFALPLIFLPLVPLILGCSWFFSSTGVYVRDLKQILDVILPLLQFVSPIFYPVDALPPKLQPILFLNPLTLIIEQSRSAIFYGQWPDLISWTIEMTICSVIAIWGAIIHSRLSKGFADVI